In the genome of Zobellia nedashkovskayae, the window CCAGCTTCGGCAACACGACTATCTAAAGTTGTTGTTGCGGCGTCATTTATGGCTAAACGATATTGAAGTCTATCAAATTTACCTTTGACAAACACCCCTAAATGACGGGCAAATTGATCAGAAAGACCAATGGTGGCCCAGGATTGCCTATTGTTGTCTAGCGTCATCATATTTAAAGTACTTTGGTTGTTAAGCCTAGAAATACCATTAAAATAATGTAATCCACCACCAACTGTATGGTTATCTCCTAAGTTGTATTGTGCCCAAACACCGTGAAAAAATAATTGAGAACCATCTCCTTTTCCAGTAGGGCTCAGTGTTGAACTTGTTAAACTGTTTAGACCAAAATGGGTTAAGATTAAAAAGTCCTTATTAATTTGGGCGAACATTAAGATACGAGCTCTTCGTAAATTAAAGTTTAACGGACTATTTTCATTACCATTTCCATCAAAAGTTTCATCTAAACCATAGTTGGCCTGTACCTGTGCCCAAGAAATTATTCGCAGATATTTAGAACCATCTTCGTTAAATTTCATTTTAAGTCCTCCGGTATAGTCAGGAGAACCTTGGGCAATCATCAATTGAAAGGACATTATAAAAAACCCAATCAGCAATAGAGTTTGTTTACTCATAGTTTAAAGAGATTAGTTAGTGATGAATTGGTTTTGTGTGCACCGCTAAACTCTTAAAAACAATTAGTTAATGTTTTATTAATATATTTTTTTGGTAAATTTATATAGTTATTCCTTAAAGCGTTCCCATTTTATGAGCATAAACTTATCTCCTAACTCGGTAACTATAACGCCGGCACCTTTAATATTTTCGGGTTTTTGAAAATAATCTCCAAGTTCCGAAGCATTCAAAATTTTGTAAGTAGGGTGGTAATCAGAATTGTAAGGCCGTTTAATATTATATTTTTTAACCCAGTTCATGATGCTTACATGGGAGACCCCTAAAATGCGTTCAATCTCTCGGTAGGTTAATCCTTCCAGGTATAGTTGGAGTGATTTATTTACATAATAGGCATCAATTTTTTTTCCAATTTTATTTACAGAAAAAAAATAATTGCATTTTTTGCACTTGAATCGCTGTCTATTATTAACAATTCCACTTTTTATATAGCTGTCAGAACCACAGTTAGGACATAGTTCAATTTTCATGTATACCAATTTTGCATAAATATATCAATTTAGCAATAAAATATCTGAATAAGTCATGAAAATTTATTCGACAAAAGGTCAATTATTCCTTCAAGCATCATGTTTTTCGGGTATTTCAAAAAAATGATCATAATACTTTCTTGTAATCGTATAATCGCTTATATATTAATAATTTAATTTAGAAATGTGAATGTTTATAAGCTTATACCTATTTTTCAGCGTAGTTATATCAATTTTAAAGATTATTGTAGCAACAATTTATTTGTACTTTTTGCATAGTATACTTTTTCAAAGAGTTAAGGTTTATTGATTTCTTTATCTACGGATACCTATTTTTACAAAAAAAATAACACAGCCCATGCTTCATTTAAAATTAGCAACAGACCCACGTTGGGTTAATATTGTTGAAAAAAATATAGAAGAAATACTTACAGACCATGCATGGTGCGAACAAAAAGCCGCTACTAACGCAATCACTATAATTACCCTTAATTCTGAGTATCCGGATTTAGTTACCGATTTACTCCTCTTAGCTCAAGAAGAATTAGAACATTTTCAAATGGTACATGACATCATTAAAAAACGAGGTTACACTTTAGGGAGAGAACGTAAGGACAGTTATGTTAACGAGCTTTACAAGTTTATGAATAAAGGAGGAAGTAGGGTTAAATCTATGGTAGATAGACTCTTGTTTTCTGCTATGATCGAAGCTAGGAGTTGTGAGCGCTTCAAATTACTTTCAGCAGAAATTAAAGACCCCGAACTGTCTAAATTCTATCATGATTTAATGATCAGTGAAGCAGGCCATTATACTACTTTCATTGGTTTTGCTCGCAAATACGGTCAAGATGTAGATGTAGACAAACGCTGGCAGGAGCTTGTCGCATTTGAAGCG includes:
- a CDS encoding transposase-like zinc-binding domain-containing protein; translation: MKIELCPNCGSDSYIKSGIVNNRQRFKCKKCNYFFSVNKIGKKIDAYYVNKSLQLYLEGLTYREIERILGVSHVSIMNWVKKYNIKRPYNSDYHPTYKILNASELGDYFQKPENIKGAGVIVTELGDKFMLIKWERFKE
- the miaE gene encoding tRNA-(ms[2]io[6]A)-hydroxylase: MLHLKLATDPRWVNIVEKNIEEILTDHAWCEQKAATNAITIITLNSEYPDLVTDLLLLAQEELEHFQMVHDIIKKRGYTLGRERKDSYVNELYKFMNKGGSRVKSMVDRLLFSAMIEARSCERFKLLSAEIKDPELSKFYHDLMISEAGHYTTFIGFARKYGQDVDVDKRWQELVAFEAEVIKNYGKDETIHG